A single window of Vigna unguiculata cultivar IT97K-499-35 chromosome 1, ASM411807v1, whole genome shotgun sequence DNA harbors:
- the LOC114192109 gene encoding protein IQ-DOMAIN 1, which translates to MGRKGNWFSSVKKALSPDSKEKKDQKSSKSKKKWFGKQKLQTSVSYSEADKLPPAPSVPLPEEIKVTDIENEISHDHDHVVQVVTAVEAEVSVPPVQIETVRVEAARIPRFAGKPNDEVAAIKIQTAFRGYLARRALRALRGLVRLKLLMEGSVVKRQATSTLRSMQTLSRLQSQIRSRRIRMLEENQALQRQLLQKHARELESLRMGEEWDDSLQSKEQIEAKLLSKYEAAMRRERALAYAFTHQQNWKNSSRSLNPMFMDPTNPAWGWSWLERWMAARPLEKELNDHGSVKSSSRSITGGEISKSFARFQLNSEKHSPTASQNPGSPSFQSTPSKRVSASAKKSKKASPRGSWITDEDSKSLVSVQSDRFRRHSIAGSSVRDDESLASSPAIPSYMVPTQSAKAKSRTQSPLAPENGKTEKGSFGTAKKRLSFPASPSRPRRHSGPPKVEISLNSELSVDKVVDS; encoded by the exons ATGGGGAGGAAGGGAAATTGGTTTTCAAGCGTGAAGAAAGCTCTCAGCCCTGACTCAAAGGAGAAGAAAGATCAG AAATCAAGTAAATCTAAGAAGAAATGGTTTGGGAAGCAAAAATTACAGACTTCTGTCTCATACTCAGAAGCTGATAAGCTGCCACCAGCACCATCTGTTCCTCTGCCAGAAGAGATTAAAGTAACAGatattgaaaatgaaatcaGTCATGATCATGATCATGTTGTTCAAGTTGTAACTGCCGTTGAAGCCGAGGTATCTGTTCCTCCTGTTCAGATAGAAACTGTTAGGGTTGAAGCTGCCCGAATTCCTCGTTTTGCTGGTAAACCAAATGATGAAGTGGCAGCAATCAAAATTCAAACAGCTTTTCGGGGATACTTG GCAAGAAGGGCATTGCGGGCTTTAAGGGGACTGGTCAGGCTGAAATTATTGATGGAAGGGTCGGTTGTAAAACGCCAAGCCACAAGTACCCTCCGATCTATGCAGACATTGTCTCGCTTGCAGTCTCAGATTCGTTCCAGGAGGATCAGAATGCTGGAGGAGAATCAGGCTCTGCAGAGACAGCTCTTACAGAAGCATGCGAGAGAGCTTGAGAGTTTGCGG ATGGGAGAGGAATGGGATGACAGCCTacaatcaaaagaacaaatcgAAGCCAAGTTACTAAGCAAGTATGAGGCTGCTATGAGGAGAGAAAGAGCATTGGCTTATGCATTCACTCATCAG CAAAACTGGAAGAACTCATCTAGATCTTTAAATCCTATGTTCATGGATCCAACAAATCCTGCCTGGGGTTGGAGCTGGTTGGAACGATGGATGGCAGCCCGGCCATTGGAGAAAGAGTTGAATGATCATGGATCAGTGAAAAGCTCAAGCCGCAGCATTACTGGTGGAGAAATCAGCAAGTCATTTGCTCGTTTCCAGCTCAATTCTGAAAAGCACTCTCCAACAGCCAGCCAAAATCCTGGCTCACCAAGCTTTCAGTCCACTCCTTCCAAGCGAGTTTCGGCATCTGCTAAGAAATCAAAGAAGGCAAGTCCAAGGGGCAGCTGGATTACAGACGAGGACTCTAAAAGCTTGGTGAGTGTCCAGTCAGATCGCTTCCGGAGGCACTCGATCGCAGGTTCATCGGTGAGAGACGACGAGAGCCTTGCTAGCTCTCCAGCCATTCCAAGCTACATGGTTCCAACTCAATCTGCAAAAGCCAAGTCCAGGACTCAAAGTCCATTAGCCCCAGAAAATGGAAAAACTGAGAAAGGATCCTTTGGCACTGCAAAGAAACGGCTATCTTTCCCAGCTTCACCTTCCAGGCCAAGGCGCCATTCAGGTCCACCAAAGGTAGAAATCAGCTTAAATTCCGAGTTATCTGTGGACAAGGTTGTGGACAGTTGA
- the LOC114175765 gene encoding 40S ribosomal protein S23 yields MGKTRGMGAARKLKSHRRRQRWADKSYKKSHLGNEWKKPFAGSSHAKGIVLEKIGIEAKQPNSAIRKCARVQLIKNGKKIAAFVPNDGCLNYIEENDEVLIAGFGRKGHAVGDIPGVRFKVVKVSGVSLLALFKEKKEKPRS; encoded by the exons ATGGG GAAAACACGTGGAATGGGAGCGGCCCGCAAGCTCAAGTCTCACCGTAGGAGACAAAGGTGGGCTGACAAGTCATACAAAAAATCTCATCTTGGCAATGAATGGAAAAAGCCTTTCGCAGGTTCTTCCCATGCCAAGGGAATTGTTCTTGAAAAGAT TGGTATTGAGGCCAAGCAGCCCAACTCTGCCATTCGTAAATGTGCCAGGGTTCAGCTCATCAAGAATGGGAAGAAGATCGCTGCCTTTGTGCCAAACGATGGTTGTTTAAATTACATCGAAGAAAAT GATGAAGTTTTGATTGCTGGATTTGGACGAAAAGGTCACGCCGTGGGAGATATTCCTGGTGTCAGATTCAAGGTTGTAAAGGTTTCTGGGGTGTCTCTCCTGGCTCTCTtcaaggagaagaaggagaagccAAGGTCATAA